A single window of Paludibacter jiangxiensis DNA harbors:
- a CDS encoding tetratricopeptide repeat protein has product MKSFPCAFRIILLILVVGVSVVAKPMSSIDSIRWLMQQSRFDETIRITQRLQQANQATAETFYQEGLALKNIYRFARAIRSFQKSYEIDTLRSEILSELGSCYKSLNDYGKALGCYEKALLKTPLSSGVMADAANAYMMAEKYERALELYRSLYKNEPLNVYFLRNIARCYDYMGREDSAIVSYDKCLYPINGDYQSTYRLCTLWLKKKAYDQALSLTNQYIRQDSTNARINSLNAYLYMMKHFYAEAKCLFLKCYRNHDESKFTLKYLGITSFKLNDMESAKTYLEKAYQIDSTDYEVTNFLGIACSSSAYKRLGIFYLNKTLQLITPDSVYLGNIYGNLGKAYDAYSNAPCEKSLEAYLRAMELNPADTLSVYLVANKYDNCLKNKTMAVKYYRRFVDMFPARKKSEPAEPNVISLYNTALRRLKELTQK; this is encoded by the coding sequence ATGAAATCATTTCCCTGTGCTTTCAGAATTATACTGTTAATTCTGGTTGTTGGTGTTTCTGTTGTGGCTAAACCAATGTCGTCAATTGACTCCATCCGTTGGCTGATGCAACAGTCGCGGTTTGATGAAACGATCAGGATTACTCAACGGCTGCAGCAGGCGAATCAGGCGACAGCCGAAACTTTTTATCAGGAAGGACTTGCCCTGAAAAATATCTACAGGTTTGCCCGGGCTATTCGTTCATTCCAAAAGTCGTATGAGATAGATACGCTTCGGTCTGAAATCCTTTCCGAACTAGGGAGTTGCTATAAATCGTTGAACGATTACGGGAAAGCTCTCGGTTGTTATGAGAAGGCTTTGCTCAAAACGCCCTTGTCTTCGGGGGTGATGGCCGATGCTGCCAATGCGTATATGATGGCCGAAAAATATGAACGAGCGTTGGAACTCTATCGGAGTCTATATAAGAATGAACCACTAAACGTTTATTTTCTCCGCAACATTGCACGTTGTTACGACTACATGGGCCGAGAAGATTCGGCCATCGTTTCTTATGATAAATGTTTGTATCCGATTAATGGCGATTATCAGTCGACGTACCGGCTCTGCACTCTTTGGCTGAAGAAGAAAGCTTACGATCAGGCTTTGTCGCTGACAAATCAATATATACGTCAAGATTCTACCAATGCCCGTATCAACAGCCTCAATGCCTATCTTTATATGATGAAGCATTTTTATGCAGAGGCAAAGTGTTTGTTTCTGAAATGTTACCGGAATCACGATGAATCGAAGTTTACCCTCAAATACCTCGGAATCACTTCTTTCAAACTAAACGATATGGAGAGTGCTAAAACCTATCTGGAAAAAGCGTACCAGATCGACTCTACCGATTATGAAGTGACCAATTTTCTGGGTATCGCCTGCTCTTCGTCGGCTTATAAACGCCTGGGTATTTTTTACCTCAATAAAACGCTTCAGTTAATCACGCCCGATTCTGTTTATCTGGGAAATATCTATGGTAATCTTGGTAAGGCTTACGATGCATACAGCAATGCTCCCTGCGAAAAGTCGCTGGAAGCGTACCTTAGAGCAATGGAGTTGAATCCGGCCGACACGCTTTCAGTGTATTTGGTTGCCAATAAGTATGATAATTGTCTGAAAAATAAAACTATGGCGGTGAAGTATTACCGGCGGTTTGTCGATATGTTTCCGGCCCGGAAAAAGAGTGAACCGGCAGAGCCCAACGTGATCTCTCTTTACAATACGGCTCTACGTCGTCTGAAAGAACTGACGCAAAAATGA
- a CDS encoding HAD family hydrolase: MNTIVFDIDGTLIDTEQAVLCGLQSLLKTDYGKEYSLKDLEFAFGLPGSDSLPMFGIEDVQHANLRWNFFFQQFFHTAKVFDGIREMLVSLKKMNLQTGIVTSKTQNEFKHEFAPFGLADLFDYVVCSDQTEKHKPDSEPMQKFLEVSGAAAAQTIYIGDTVYDCQCAHGAGVKFGLAGWGSRHPERIAPDVTFRVPADIVEWVRV, translated from the coding sequence ATGAATACAATAGTTTTTGATATAGACGGTACTCTGATCGATACCGAACAGGCAGTGTTGTGTGGTTTACAGAGTCTGTTGAAGACCGATTACGGCAAAGAATATTCATTGAAGGATCTGGAATTTGCTTTCGGGTTGCCGGGCTCCGATTCTTTACCGATGTTCGGTATTGAGGATGTGCAACATGCCAACCTGCGATGGAACTTCTTTTTTCAGCAATTTTTTCATACGGCAAAGGTTTTCGACGGCATCCGCGAAATGTTGGTGTCTCTGAAGAAAATGAACCTGCAAACCGGCATCGTTACCTCCAAAACGCAAAACGAGTTTAAGCACGAGTTCGCTCCTTTCGGACTGGCGGATCTTTTCGATTATGTGGTTTGTTCCGATCAAACCGAAAAGCACAAGCCAGATTCCGAACCGATGCAGAAGTTTCTGGAAGTATCAGGTGCAGCAGCCGCACAAACCATCTACATCGGCGATACGGTATACGACTGCCAGTGTGCTCACGGAGCCGGAGTGAAATTTGGACTGGCGGGGTGGGGCAGTCGCCACCCGGAACGAATCGCTCCCGACGTGACATTTCGGGTGCCGGCTGATATTGTTGAGTGGGTGAGAGTCTGA
- a CDS encoding helix-turn-helix domain-containing protein, translated as MNSDHHLERIKKTIEYLKENPGKNMSLKEVASIAMFSEYHFHRIFKKVTGETPRRYIKRLRMEKACSYLKSDESIEIQELWSRLGYSTASHFSKDFRIFYGCTPSQYQKKIKEKKINEIKAGIKIMEHQPSPEEQEV; from the coding sequence ATGAATAGCGACCATCATTTAGAGCGTATAAAGAAAACTATTGAGTACCTGAAAGAAAATCCCGGGAAAAATATGTCACTGAAAGAGGTTGCTTCAATTGCAATGTTTTCGGAATATCACTTCCACCGGATTTTCAAAAAAGTAACAGGAGAAACACCACGTCGTTATATTAAACGACTGCGGATGGAGAAAGCGTGCTCCTATCTTAAAAGTGACGAATCGATTGAAATACAGGAGCTATGGAGTCGGTTAGGTTACAGCACGGCATCTCATTTCAGTAAAGATTTCCGAATTTTTTACGGATGCACTCCATCGCAATACCAGAAAAAAATAAAGGAGAAGAAGATAAACGAAATAAAAGCGGGGATAAAAATAATGGAGCATCAGCCCTCGCCTGAAGAGCAAGAAGTCTGA
- a CDS encoding polysaccharide deacetylase family protein: protein MNRKILLAFIISIVMSQFSNAQQNELWNGKKCAVVLTYDDAIDVDLDNAIPALDSVGLKGTFYIIGQSPVVAKRMNEWRAAAQRGHELGNHTLTHPCDATLPGRSWLTPEDDLSRFSVKRAQNEIRITSTLLQAIDGKTERSFAYPCGDRTIGGVDFYKPLEKEFTGARGVTPGLQHSNEVDLNDIRCYMINGEGGDYMTGLVKQALESHTLLVFLFHGVGGGHNINVSLEAHSKLLHFLKAHENEIWIAPMVDMARYIREKQQSAKK from the coding sequence ATGAACCGTAAAATCTTATTGGCCTTTATTATTTCAATTGTTATGTCTCAGTTTTCGAATGCTCAGCAAAATGAACTTTGGAACGGCAAGAAATGTGCTGTAGTGCTTACATATGACGATGCAATTGATGTTGATCTCGACAATGCCATACCTGCCCTTGATTCGGTAGGTCTTAAAGGTACTTTTTATATTATCGGACAGTCGCCGGTGGTGGCAAAACGAATGAACGAATGGAGAGCAGCTGCGCAACGTGGACACGAGCTCGGCAACCATACGCTTACTCATCCCTGCGACGCGACTCTACCGGGGCGTAGCTGGCTCACACCCGAAGACGATCTTAGCCGCTTTTCGGTAAAACGGGCACAAAACGAAATCAGAATTACAAGCACCCTTCTACAGGCAATCGACGGCAAAACCGAGCGCTCTTTTGCTTATCCATGTGGAGATCGTACCATTGGCGGCGTCGATTTTTATAAACCGCTTGAAAAAGAATTTACCGGAGCCCGCGGTGTTACGCCGGGTTTACAGCACAGCAACGAAGTCGATCTCAATGATATTCGTTGTTATATGATTAACGGAGAGGGAGGCGATTATATGACAGGTCTTGTGAAGCAGGCCTTGGAATCGCATACGTTACTGGTTTTTCTGTTTCACGGCGTAGGTGGCGGACATAACATCAATGTTTCGCTTGAGGCGCACAGCAAGTTGCTCCATTTCCTGAAAGCGCATGAAAATGAAATCTGGATTGCTCCGATGGTGGATATGGCCAGGTATATCCGCGAGAAGCAGCAGTCGGCAAAAAAATAA
- a CDS encoding SanA/YdcF family protein, whose translation MRLKTWMILCLSGVVLMLVIISFANYRVESSTNCDVFSNIAQLPANKVGLLLGTSKFIHGGRPNLYFYNRIEATVQLFKAGKIEVVVISGDNGRSGYNEPQDMKAALVKAGISPEKIYLDYAGFRTYDSVYRMKAIFGQTKFTVISQEFHNRRAVFIAKALKLDVVGFNARDVDAYNGFKTRLRERFARVKILLDVFFQFKPRFLGERILISQ comes from the coding sequence ATGAGGCTAAAAACTTGGATGATACTTTGCCTGTCAGGTGTTGTTCTGATGTTGGTGATAATTTCGTTTGCGAACTATCGTGTTGAAAGTTCGACTAATTGTGATGTGTTTAGCAATATAGCTCAGTTGCCTGCAAATAAAGTGGGATTGCTGTTAGGTACATCCAAATTTATTCATGGAGGCCGCCCAAACCTCTATTTCTACAATCGCATTGAGGCTACGGTGCAGCTCTTTAAGGCGGGGAAGATCGAAGTGGTTGTAATCAGCGGGGATAATGGAAGAAGTGGTTATAATGAACCTCAAGATATGAAGGCTGCATTAGTAAAAGCCGGAATATCGCCGGAAAAAATCTATCTCGATTATGCCGGATTTCGTACTTATGATTCCGTCTATAGGATGAAAGCCATTTTCGGACAGACAAAATTTACCGTTATTTCTCAGGAATTTCATAACCGAAGAGCTGTTTTTATTGCAAAGGCATTGAAACTGGATGTGGTCGGCTTTAATGCCAGAGATGTGGATGCCTATAACGGATTCAAAACCAGATTGCGGGAGCGCTTTGCCCGGGTGAAAATTTTATTGGACGTGTTTTTTCAGTTCAAACCCAGGTTTTTGGGCGAACGTATTTTAATCAGTCAATAA